DNA from Salvelinus alpinus chromosome 17, SLU_Salpinus.1, whole genome shotgun sequence:
TCATTACAACAATTATTATCtgggtgttttttttcttcctggtTGCACTGATGCTCCCAAAATAAAATGTCAGGTTACACAGCAAAATATCTAGGAGCATATGCGACCAAAATAGTCACACTTTAGAGCCCTGTGGTTGATAGTGTTTCTGTGGCCCATTGTGCTTGGGTTGTGGATTGCTCTGTTCAGGTATTTCTGTCATAATATTTCCTGTCTTTCTGTCATGGTCTTGACTCCAGATATGTGGTGGACATTTTGAATGTTGATGAAGCATGGTTTTCTGAATGGCAGTTTTATTGCTTTGTTCTGTATTCTTTGTAGTCTGTTCATTTGATGTGTGGAAGTTGTAATCCAGGCAGGGACATATTCAAGGATTGATCTGATCTAACTGGTGTAAACTTTTTAAATGGTTTCAGGTGCTGCTCTGTGTTTCCTTTCACAAAGTGCTTTTAAGCGATTGATCCTCCTTCGGTTCTCAATATGGGTCCTCCATAACATGTTTCTTAGAAATGTTAACCCCAGGAACTTGGCATCTTTTTCCATTTCTTGGGTTTCTTTGGTTTTAGGTTTGCGTTTCTGGTTAATTAAGATGCACTGTTTCTTTTTCAGTGTTTAGTTTCACTCGCCACAAGTTTgaccactttaaaaaaaaaaattgtaagcaCTTGATGTGTTTTGTGGAAGCTAGTTGTTGTGGACATTTGGAGCTGGTTCAGTAGCAGAAGTCGTCAGCAAATTGTGATTCCTGTCCGACGTAGGGTGAAGTGGGGGGGTAGTAAATGCCTGAGATGTAGATGTTTCATAGAAGTGGGCTGAGGACTGAACCTTGAGGGACTCCAGCTTTTGGGGTGAATGGTGGCTGTGGAAACTTGGCTGTTTTGGAGGAAGCTTGGGATGATATTTCTGATTGAGTGCGGGAGTTGGAGGTTGTCTGCTAGTTTGTGGCACAAAATTATCCTTTTGACCAGTGTGATTTATATACTTCAATGGGCAGGACCAGCAGCTGCTGTGGGAGGATATGCAAATAAAATATGAACTGTCATTGGTCTATTATAATCAGATCAGATTAGTACATAATGGTCTGGGCCAAAACTCGACCCACCCAAAACGAGCAGAAATTCCAGccgtttatttttatttctttaaacagctcttacacaaatTAGAGCGTTATCACAATTTCAAAGTGTAATTTCGAGCCTCTGCACAGCCCTTTTACAAATAACTCAAAGCCATATCAGACGCAATGATTGTTCAGTTGGAAGTGCAAAGAAACATTTGCTGCCTTGCAGCCAGCTACTGCACAATCTCTCTTGCTTTTGCTTGTCATTGCCTAAAGTGAAACCACAGATGAACGGGTAAGCTCTCATGCCATGTTCAAGACAACTCAGAAATTTTTGTATTGTAGAAAGATTGTAGAAAGATCAGGTCCACGTTTCCCACTTGGAAAGTATCAGAATCAACTAATAGGAAGCTCAGCGCAGAAAAACAAATGCAAATTTTAACTGAGGCTTTgcagatgggtgtacctaataaactggccacagtGTATATCTGGTGTCATTTCATGGGGACTGAGGAATACGGAGTGTTGCTGGCCCATTCAATTGGCCTCAATGCAATACACTGTATTtgaattacatattggtttctaGAGAAAACGATTATTTGTGCCGAGGTAAAAGTGGCGTTAGAAGTACTCGgtagggtctgtagaatctatATATGGTTTTATTTCATGGGGGACTGGGGTCTAGATGGCACATCTAGGGCCACCGTGACGTCATTCATCTCTACTTCATTTCTGAGTGTTATTTCCTTTCTTTGGTGGAAAAATTTCCATGCCTTACATTTTCCAGTTGTTTCGGTCTTCTACTCAGACTACTGCAGCAATGGCACGCCCAGGCCCAACGCAGCGCCAGAGAGCAGAGTGCCATCATAGCCATGAAGACGCAGAGGCACAGAAGAACTCTGCTTGCGGCTTTTACTTCCTGGAAGGAGCGTTTGCTCTACCAGCAGAGCTTAGCCAGGGCAGCAGCACGCCACTGGAGACAGAGGGCACTCGAAAGCAAGGCAGCCAGCCACCGCGTCACCTGTCTGACCTGGTATTCCTTCACCCGGTGGAGATGGGCACTGCACAGACGGAGAGACAGGTATTAAGTATATCAAATAAGTAGACAAATAAATTCTGTTTTAAGGTGCAGAAGATAACTAATGTACCATACACTGTATAATACAATTTGAACATCCAACATACTAATTTGTAGCAGGAAGACTCAGTTTGAGCTGTTAGCGCACCTTTCATATTCCGACTTGAAAAGTATCAGAATCAACCAATACGAAGCTCTAAGCAAAAAACGGTTGACTACATAGTGTTAAATACTTTTTCATGATTGGCTGCTTCATGTCATATAATCATATTGACGTCCATGTTGTGCTCCCTAGGTGGCAGCGGGCGAGGGTGCTGGGTAGGGAGTGGGCGCGGCGCGCCAAACAGAGCGTGGATGACCAGGAGAGGGCGATGGAGCTCCTTcagcagagacagaggagagacgtcACAGAGAGGTTCTACTACTGGATCACAGCCCATCAGTCCTCACTGACCAGTTTGGTATTCCACAACCAGACTCTGTGCAAGAGGTGTGATGATGGAGAAATGTGTGtgctgtgttgctgtgttgcctgactcaaactgaattcttccACTGCTCTATGTTCGCTACATATTTCAGTCTGAGAAAGCCATTGTTGAAGTCGTTTGTGTTGACgtcaaaatgaggggtgttgtGCAAAACAATGGAACATTATAGCCACTTGGTTCTCAAACAATGGCAACATCACATATTAAACAGTCCCTCTGTTCAACGTGTTAGAGAATGAatgtatcaaagccaatgatgcTATACCCaagtgtgttctggctctggcccaacccatcggtttctgggaccaatcagaatggTTAGAATGTGTTTGCGTTCTAGAAATCGTCAGGTAGGTACTCAGTtccagactcattgcggagaCTAAACTAAAGTCCGTGGGCGTGGCAtagcgtttggccggagcaagggTCAGAGAAAATGTAACTAATCGTTCGTTCTTGAATATGAAAAGGAACATTTGCCCGACAATAACAAAGCAGTGTGCCATGCATTTGCAGTACCAGTTTGCTACTTGATTTTTCTCAGAATTCCATGTACTATATTTCACAAAGGGACATTCCTCCAATAACTTTTGAGTGGATTGGACAAGTAATTATGTGTAGCATTCAGATTTATTCTCACCTCttttcacttctctctctcccacgcaGGGTTTTCCAGAGCTGGCAAGCCTACACCGGCCCTGCCCTAGCACGTAGGCACAAAGGTGCCAGGTTCCATCTTGGCAGAGCCAGGAGGCTGGTGGCCCTGTGTTTTACCCACTGGAGGAGTGAGCTGGAGCAGGCTCGAAACAGACTGAAGGTCCTGGAGCAGAGACTGAAACACATACACTTCAAACTCACTGCTGTCACCATGAACCACTGGAGAACAGCCACTAGAGGGTGCATAGTGCTCAAACACTTCAACAGAGGGACAATACGTCAGGTGCAGCATCCCTTCCCTTTATACACACAGGTCCCATCTAGACACAACCCTAAGGGTTTAACCCTTTTTGCACATGCACATTTGAGAGGACTGCTGAAAAACATAGAATTAGATGATTGTCAAATAATTCAATATCAATGATTtgcattctatttctatgggcgaAAACAACCAGCCACACCAAGCCAATCCGAGAAAAAGGAGCTAGGAAAGAATTTACAATACTACTATATTTCTAATCCTAATCAAATTCTTTCAATTTCAAACAACTTCTCACTGGATAGGCAGGGGtagaggttgtttctggacagagTCGTATTCACATATTTAGCAGGAACTAAAGGAAGGTGACATCTTCATGAATCAAAATCAAAATGACTTTGGTGTCAACCTAACAAGACTCATTCAATCTGTATTGTGCTTTCCCATCAGTAAGTagccagtgtgtgtttgttttagtgtttTGATCACTGGAGGGAGAGGACACGCACATCCAGAGCAGTCACTATACTGtgtgtacagagagagaggagaggggcacgTGAAGTTCTGCTATGCTGGTGGAAGTGGACCAAAGGTAGCGACATGATTTGTAATGTATCATTCTCTAACACGTTGAACAGAGGGACTGTTTAATATGTTGCCTTTGTTTGAGAGCCAAGTGGCTATAAGGTTCCATATTTCAGCGTTTCTCAATCCATTTCTGATGATCCCCAGGATGTATACATTTTTGTTCTAACCTGCACTAGCAAACCTGATTCAAGGGAATCAGCTTGGTTATTGATGAATTAGTTAGGCGTTTGGGTGTGCTAATGCAGGGCTGAAATAAAAAGGTCCAC
Protein-coding regions in this window:
- the LOC139543219 gene encoding uncharacterized protein, whose product is MNGLLQQWHAQAQRSAREQSAIIAMKTQRHRRTLLAAFTSWKERLLYQQSLARAAARHWRQRALESKAASHRVTCLTWWQRARVLGREWARRAKQSVDDQERAMELLQQRQRRDVTERFYYWITAHQSSLTSLVFHNQTLCKRVFQSWQAYTGPALARRHKGARFHLGRARRLVALCFTHWRSELEQARNRLKVLEQRLKHIHFKLTAVTMNHWRTATRGCIVLKHFNRGTIRQCFDHWRERTRTSRAVTILCVQRERRGAREVLLCWWKWTKESRCQRQMEEAVWLWLEGRRVTRAFQLWLRVHHRHQEASRLGRAQLMRRSFQVWRGVVRESRSTFQTTESRLRTHQTQSAFCVWRRRTVSHNLLSDLVQRTKSRQRRSLLRSSLHTWHQEVQLCKRRSLHLSQKYFACWVNRIGIRRIERKNQLEARLRECLLRWRLCVLLKRARRRLAQVLWVSWRDQTAAALLLTTLHTDRLQQGAWLTWRKRRIRTRVSETFAAQLDHALIAQVFNMWRQKHALRSTATDT